One window of the Anabaena sphaerica FACHB-251 genome contains the following:
- a CDS encoding DUF1830 domain-containing protein, producing MAQILDSLPPEQSGKILCCYVNATSKIQVARISNIPNWYFERVVFPGQRLVFEASKEAQMEIHTGMMASAILSDTIPCDRLALSEPSSDEGDPDSTAGIEATNTNVMVSEINTKIEDTTKPLQNITASMKTYQSQHEFLLNLGA from the coding sequence ATGGCTCAAATATTAGATTCTCTACCACCGGAGCAATCGGGGAAAATTCTCTGCTGCTACGTCAATGCCACGAGTAAGATACAGGTGGCTCGTATCTCCAATATTCCTAACTGGTACTTTGAAAGGGTTGTGTTTCCTGGACAACGGCTGGTTTTTGAAGCTTCAAAAGAAGCTCAGATGGAAATTCACACGGGGATGATGGCAAGTGCCATTTTATCGGATACTATCCCGTGCGATCGCCTTGCACTCAGCGAACCCAGTAGTGATGAGGGTGATCCAGACTCAACAGCAGGAATAGAAGCTACAAACACCAATGTGATGGTGTCCGAAATTAATACAAAAATTGAAGATACCACAAAACCTTTACAAAATATCACAGCCAGCATGAAAACCTACCAGTCACAGCATGAGTTTTTATTAAACCTGGGGGCATGA
- a CDS encoding photosystem II high light acclimation radical SAM protein yields the protein MAVQTTMMENRILYVRLPCNPIFPIGVVYLCDHVHKMFPHIEQRIFDLGTVPPLDYATALDRCIDEFKPTLLVFSWRDIQIYAPVGGRGGNPLQNAFEFYYAKNPLIKLRGALGGLRIFIAYYVELWRNLGLVKRGLKRAQKYHSQARAVVGGGAVSVFYEQLGKSLPTGTIISVGEGETLLTKFLGGQEFRDERCYVVGENQPRKRLIHEQPTPLEKTACNYDYIETIWPEFNYYLQDQDFYIGVQTKRGCPHNCCYCVYTVVEGKQVRINPADEVVAEIRQLYNRGVRNFWFTDAQFIPARKYIDDAIELLQKIVDSGMTDINWAAYIRADNLTPELCDLMAKTGMNYFEIGITSGSQELVRKMRMGYNLRTVLQNCRDLKTAGFNDMVSVNYSFNVIDERPETIRQTIAYHRELERIFGADKVEPAIFFIGLQPHTHLEEYAFKEGILKPGYDPMSLMPWTAKKLLWNPEPLGSFFGEVCLQAWRRNPNDFGREVMKILEERLGCADLETALSAPIEKTQKQLAGVS from the coding sequence ATGGCAGTTCAAACAACTATGATGGAAAATCGAATTCTCTACGTTCGCCTTCCCTGTAACCCCATCTTTCCCATTGGGGTTGTTTACCTTTGTGATCACGTCCACAAGATGTTTCCCCACATCGAACAGCGGATTTTTGACTTAGGCACAGTGCCACCTTTAGATTATGCCACTGCTCTAGACCGCTGTATTGATGAATTTAAACCCACACTCCTAGTCTTTTCTTGGCGAGATATTCAAATATATGCTCCTGTAGGTGGACGGGGCGGAAACCCGCTACAGAACGCATTTGAGTTTTACTATGCCAAAAACCCCTTGATCAAATTACGGGGTGCATTAGGCGGTTTAAGAATATTTATCGCCTACTATGTAGAGCTATGGCGTAACTTGGGATTAGTTAAACGCGGTTTGAAACGCGCCCAAAAATATCACTCCCAAGCGCGTGCAGTTGTCGGTGGTGGTGCAGTCAGCGTATTTTACGAACAGTTGGGTAAAAGCCTACCAACAGGAACAATTATTTCTGTAGGTGAAGGAGAAACCTTACTGACAAAATTCTTAGGTGGCCAAGAGTTTCGGGATGAACGCTGTTATGTAGTGGGAGAAAACCAACCCCGTAAACGCCTGATTCATGAACAACCAACACCCTTAGAGAAAACCGCTTGTAACTACGACTACATCGAAACCATCTGGCCAGAATTTAACTACTACCTGCAAGATCAAGATTTCTATATTGGTGTGCAAACTAAACGCGGTTGTCCCCATAACTGCTGTTATTGCGTTTACACTGTAGTTGAAGGCAAGCAGGTACGCATTAATCCTGCTGATGAAGTTGTGGCTGAGATCCGCCAATTATATAATCGTGGTGTTCGCAACTTCTGGTTTACTGATGCTCAATTTATCCCCGCTCGCAAATATATCGACGATGCTATAGAACTATTACAAAAGATTGTCGATTCTGGCATGACAGATATAAACTGGGCAGCATACATCAGAGCAGACAACTTAACACCAGAGTTGTGTGATTTGATGGCGAAAACAGGGATGAACTACTTTGAAATCGGTATTACTAGCGGTTCTCAAGAACTAGTGCGGAAAATGCGGATGGGTTACAACCTGCGGACCGTTTTGCAAAACTGCCGTGACTTGAAAACAGCTGGTTTCAATGATATGGTTTCTGTCAATTACTCATTTAACGTTATTGACGAGCGTCCTGAAACCATCCGCCAAACTATTGCTTATCACCGGGAACTGGAAAGAATTTTTGGCGCGGATAAAGTCGAACCTGCCATTTTCTTTATTGGACTCCAACCCCATACCCACTTAGAAGAATATGCCTTTAAAGAGGGTATCCTCAAACCAGGCTATGATCCTATGAGTTTAATGCCCTGGACAGCTAAAAAACTCTTGTGGAACCCGGAACCACTCGGTTCATTTTTCGGGGAAGTCTGTTTACAAGCTTGGCGACGTAATCCTAATGACTTCGGACGTGAAGTGATGAAGATTTTAGAAGAACGGTTGGGTTGTGCTGACTTAGAAACAGCACTTTCAGCGCCAATAGAAAAGACACAGAAACAGTTAGCTGGTGTATCATAG
- a CDS encoding response regulator — translation MDDFDNKWTRSEIALTNAQIPNLILMDIAMPDMDGLEAIQKLRTNPQLDQVPIVALTALAILGLGDQKKCLAAGAIEYIAKPVRMKQLVTASNIF, via the coding sequence TTGGATGATTTTGACAACAAATGGACTAGAAGCGAGATCGCCCTTACCAATGCCCAAATTCCCAATTTGATTCTCATGGATATCGCCATGCCAGATATGGATGGACTAGAAGCGATCCAAAAATTACGTACCAATCCCCAATTAGACCAAGTACCAATTGTCGCACTGACTGCACTAGCCATATTAGGATTAGGAGATCAGAAAAAATGTCTAGCCGCAGGTGCTATTGAATATATAGCAAAACCAGTCAGAATGAAACAATTGGTGACAGCATCTAACATCTTTTAG
- a CDS encoding alpha/beta fold hydrolase yields the protein MMTHNILLRNNVTVFGQGTQPILFAHGFGCDQNMWRFVTPAFEKDYKIVLFDYVGSGKSDLSAYSAERYSNLKGYAQDILDICTALELTDVFFVGHSVSSVIGILSSIQAPHLFDRLILVSPSPCYINDPPDYVGGFERQDIEDLLDIMDKNYIGWASFLAPVIMKNEDQPELTQELEASFCSTDPVLASVFAKTTFFSDNRSDLPKVTVPSLILQCTEDSIAPTEVGHYLHRHLSGSTLKLMKATGHCPHMSHPGETIDLIKEYLTAADIN from the coding sequence ATGATGACTCATAACATTCTCCTACGGAACAATGTCACCGTTTTCGGACAAGGTACACAGCCCATATTGTTCGCACATGGATTTGGATGCGATCAGAATATGTGGCGTTTTGTAACGCCGGCTTTCGAGAAGGACTACAAAATTGTTTTATTCGACTATGTAGGCTCAGGGAAGTCTGATCTTAGTGCCTATAGTGCTGAACGCTACAGCAACCTTAAAGGTTATGCCCAGGATATCCTCGATATCTGTACAGCATTAGAGTTGACGGACGTGTTTTTTGTCGGGCATTCTGTCAGTAGTGTAATAGGTATTCTCTCCTCTATCCAAGCGCCTCATCTGTTTGACCGCCTCATTCTTGTCAGTCCTTCACCCTGCTACATTAATGATCCACCTGATTATGTGGGAGGGTTTGAGCGCCAAGACATTGAGGATCTGTTGGATATCATGGATAAAAATTACATTGGTTGGGCAAGCTTTTTGGCTCCTGTGATCATGAAGAATGAGGATCAACCAGAACTAACTCAAGAGCTTGAGGCTAGTTTTTGTTCAACTGATCCCGTGCTTGCCAGTGTATTCGCTAAAACTACTTTTTTTTCTGATAACCGTAGTGATTTACCCAAGGTGACAGTACCTTCTCTGATTTTACAATGTACAGAGGATTCGATCGCCCCCACAGAAGTGGGACATTATCTGCATCGCCATTTGTCTGGGAGTACGCTAAAACTTATGAAGGCTACCGGACATTGCCCACACATGAGCCATCCAGGAGAAACTATTGATCTAATTAAGGAATATCTGACAGCGGCGGATATTAACTGA
- a CDS encoding diguanylate cyclase domain-containing protein: protein MNNASVNWFAKTFAKLPLQVLLIVPFVLQTVGVVTLVGYFSSRSGQEAVEKLADQLMIEVSDRIEQHLDSYLGKAQKINQMNLDAFESGILDLNDFNTLGKYFYRQMRSPTAVRSAQSLNFAYVNFGSVEGGFIGAGYGLGNKLEIGEIPISDRSYSRSYAVDNQGNRLKLAATLKNPQYNNAAWYWDAVKAGKPVWSSIYTWADVPDRICISASTPVYDKQKKLLGVLGIDLELNQISQFLKTLDHRRSGNIFIIERSGLIVASSEDESPANIINGKAQRLKALNSREPFIREVTQDLMQRFGSLQAISGSQSFRPALEQKPFVRVTPYSDDYGLNWLVVTVIPETEFMAEIHANDHKTLLICGLALLIAISTGGLTAYWIAKPILQLSRASQAMAKGEWQDSLSEDIAIAELKVLATSFNQMSAQIKQAFQESTTKFSTIFHTTPNPVWIATLAEGRFLNVNESFCQFWGDNPENLIGKTCMELELWENIEDFHHFRQTLVNKRIIQNFKVVIRTYSKQIKTVLMSARVEWLDGQDCVIGVMKDVSDLYEELKLRKQAEDKLRESQHFIEKITYLTPNLLYIYDLTEQQNVYMNRSVGEILGYSAAEVREMGANLFPTICHPDDLNRVYQAIQQCESLQDHEFIEIEYRVKDAQGQWRWLYSRDTVFSRTGDGNVQQILGTSQDITDRKQVELELRKSRDFREAIYNESTDAIFLVDVPNPLILDCNNRAVEMFEVTSKEELIGTDGQNFQKQRFTDDEMVMIVDDIAKLGFWSREVEYITKKVHNFWGNLAVKRINIAGQVIDLVRVTDISKRKKAEFALLESEKRLKEISASSPGVIYITVRRLDGSWYYEYMSRAFEDIHEITVEHILKNPHLCFEQFYPDDCVGYEEAVTHSLETMSLFEYEWRIITPSGKLKWIKARSRPELRENGEIAFYGVVLDVSERKQAELALQQAEYNLRLANQELEKLVNTDGLTQIANRRCFDNRLEEEWQRLNREQRPLSLLLFDVDYFKRYNDSYGHQLGDECLSKIAQAVQQVVCRQADLVARYGGEEFVVILPNTNIEGAIAIAKRIHTAIKALAIPHEASEVIDTVTISLGITTMIPTSELSSATLIEQADQALYRAKQQGRNQSVIFYC from the coding sequence ATGAATAATGCTTCCGTCAACTGGTTCGCTAAAACATTTGCAAAATTGCCACTGCAAGTCCTGCTGATTGTGCCGTTTGTTTTGCAAACAGTCGGAGTGGTGACACTGGTGGGCTATTTTTCTTCCCGGAGCGGACAGGAGGCTGTAGAGAAATTAGCAGATCAATTAATGATAGAGGTGAGCGATCGCATTGAGCAACATCTAGATAGTTATTTGGGGAAAGCCCAAAAAATCAACCAGATGAATCTGGATGCCTTCGAGTCGGGAATCTTAGACTTGAATGATTTTAATACCTTGGGAAAATATTTTTATCGGCAAATGCGATCGCCTACGGCAGTGCGCTCCGCGCAATCGCTCAATTTTGCTTATGTTAACTTTGGTAGTGTGGAGGGAGGATTTATTGGTGCGGGTTATGGGCTGGGTAATAAGTTAGAAATTGGAGAAATTCCCATATCTGATCGTAGTTACAGTCGCAGCTACGCAGTAGATAATCAGGGAAATCGGCTCAAGTTAGCAGCTACTCTGAAAAACCCCCAGTATAATAACGCTGCCTGGTACTGGGATGCAGTTAAAGCTGGTAAGCCTGTCTGGAGTTCTATTTATACATGGGCAGATGTACCTGATCGCATCTGCATTTCAGCCAGCACTCCTGTCTATGACAAACAGAAAAAATTGCTTGGTGTACTCGGTATAGATTTAGAATTAAATCAAATCAGTCAATTTCTGAAAACACTAGATCATAGAAGATCCGGTAATATTTTCATCATCGAGAGATCAGGATTAATTGTTGCTAGTTCAGAGGATGAATCTCCAGCCAATATCATCAATGGTAAAGCCCAACGACTCAAAGCTTTAAATAGCCGTGAACCTTTTATCCGTGAAGTAACACAGGATTTGATGCAACGGTTTGGTAGTTTGCAAGCTATTTCCGGTTCTCAAAGTTTCCGCCCTGCTTTAGAGCAAAAACCCTTTGTGAGAGTTACGCCCTACAGTGACGATTACGGCTTAAATTGGCTTGTGGTGACAGTAATTCCCGAAACGGAATTTATGGCAGAAATTCATGCTAATGACCACAAAACCCTTCTCATCTGTGGCTTGGCGCTGTTAATTGCTATTAGTACAGGTGGACTCACAGCATATTGGATAGCTAAACCAATTTTGCAATTAAGTCGAGCTAGTCAAGCAATGGCTAAGGGAGAGTGGCAAGATTCTTTATCTGAGGATATAGCCATAGCAGAATTGAAAGTTTTAGCAACATCCTTTAACCAGATGTCCGCTCAAATCAAACAAGCCTTTCAGGAATCAACAACCAAATTTTCAACTATTTTTCATACCACACCTAACCCTGTTTGGATTGCCACATTAGCGGAAGGAAGATTTTTGAATGTTAATGAAAGTTTTTGCCAATTTTGGGGAGATAACCCAGAAAATCTCATTGGCAAAACTTGTATGGAATTGGAATTGTGGGAAAATATAGAGGATTTTCACCACTTCAGACAAACGCTAGTTAATAAAAGAATTATCCAGAATTTTAAAGTTGTAATTCGCACTTACTCAAAGCAAATCAAGACAGTTCTCATGTCAGCTAGGGTGGAATGGTTGGATGGGCAAGATTGTGTCATTGGCGTAATGAAAGATGTTAGCGATCTCTACGAGGAGCTTAAATTACGCAAACAAGCCGAAGATAAATTGCGCGAGAGCCAGCATTTTATTGAAAAGATTACATATCTAACGCCAAACCTACTTTATATTTACGACCTTACCGAGCAGCAAAATGTTTACATGAATCGTTCTGTAGGCGAGATTTTGGGCTATTCTGCCGCAGAAGTTCGGGAAATGGGAGCTAACTTGTTTCCCACTATCTGTCATCCTGATGATCTAAATCGGGTTTATCAGGCGATACAACAGTGTGAAAGTCTACAAGATCATGAGTTCATTGAAATAGAGTATCGCGTTAAGGATGCTCAAGGTCAATGGCGTTGGCTTTATAGTCGAGATACGGTATTTTCTAGAACTGGGGATGGCAACGTTCAGCAAATTTTAGGAACGTCTCAAGATATCACTGATCGCAAACAAGTAGAGTTAGAACTTAGGAAAAGTCGAGATTTTAGAGAAGCCATCTATAACGAATCCACCGATGCAATTTTTTTGGTCGATGTTCCCAATCCGTTAATTCTTGATTGCAATAACCGCGCTGTGGAAATGTTTGAAGTTACCAGCAAAGAAGAACTAATTGGTACTGATGGGCAGAATTTCCAAAAACAACGATTTACCGATGATGAAATGGTCATGATTGTTGACGATATAGCCAAGTTAGGCTTTTGGAGTCGAGAAGTAGAATACATTACTAAAAAAGTCCATAATTTCTGGGGTAATTTGGCAGTAAAACGCATTAATATAGCGGGTCAAGTTATTGATTTAGTGCGAGTGACAGATATTAGTAAGCGCAAAAAAGCAGAATTTGCCTTACTTGAAAGCGAAAAACGCCTCAAAGAGATTTCTGCATCTTCACCAGGCGTGATTTATATTACGGTCAGGCGGTTAGACGGCTCTTGGTATTACGAATATATGAGTCGTGCTTTTGAAGATATTCATGAAATTACTGTTGAACACATACTTAAAAACCCCCACCTCTGCTTTGAGCAGTTTTATCCTGACGATTGTGTCGGTTATGAGGAAGCGGTGACTCACAGCCTAGAAACTATGTCTCTTTTTGAGTATGAGTGGCGCATTATCACCCCTTCAGGAAAACTCAAGTGGATAAAAGCCAGGTCTAGACCAGAACTGCGGGAAAATGGAGAGATTGCATTTTATGGTGTTGTGTTAGATGTGAGCGAACGCAAACAAGCAGAATTAGCTTTGCAGCAAGCAGAATATAACCTCAGACTGGCAAATCAAGAACTAGAAAAGCTGGTAAATACTGATGGGTTAACGCAAATTGCCAATCGTCGTTGTTTTGACAATCGTTTAGAGGAAGAATGGCAGCGACTAAACCGAGAACAGCGACCTCTATCTTTACTGTTATTTGATGTTGATTATTTTAAACGCTATAACGATTCCTACGGTCATCAACTGGGGGATGAGTGCCTGAGCAAAATCGCTCAAGCGGTGCAACAGGTAGTGTGTCGTCAGGCGGATTTAGTAGCTCGCTACGGTGGTGAAGAATTTGTGGTTATTTTACCTAATACTAATATTGAAGGGGCGATCGCGATCGCTAAACGCATACATACTGCCATTAAAGCTCTAGCAATTCCTCACGAAGCCTCTGAGGTAATCGATACAGTCACTATTAGTCTTGGTATCACCACCATGATCCCAACTTCTGAATTATCATCTGCTACTCTGATTGAGCAAGCGGATCAGGCGCTCTATCGTGCCAAACAACAGGGGCGCAATCAGTCCGTGATCTTCTACTGCTGA
- a CDS encoding diguanylate cyclase domain-containing protein, with protein MPKIDALLNNAPCGFLSFIDDGTVVIVNATLLALLGYEPDELWGRKIESILPIASRIFYQTHFFPMLKMHGKVEEIYFSLKSKQGINIPVLVNAVRRESAGSFVNDCIFIPIHQRIQYEDEILKAKKAAEAAIRAQQEAELALRQQYERTLFLKQITHNIRQSLNSQEIFDTAAYQIGLLFQVDRCLIHSYTDMPTPGLTIVAEYLSSEQTSLMKWEIPVIGNAHAEKMMAEDQVLASPDVFADPLLKAVAPLCEKIGLKSMLAVRTSYQGKPNGAICLQQCDRFRNWEDWEIDLLQRLSNQLSIAIQQSNLYSQLQLELRERQRAEQIIRQQADREILLRKITQRIHQSLDLDDIFDIASVGICQCLKAERVGIFKFHPDSNFHMGEFIAETVGTGFDSAMGTIIQDHCFAEKYVTFYQQGRIQAIADIYQAGLQKCHRDILVQFQIRANLVAPLLKLGDLWGLLCVHQCSAPRYWQEFEIDFVQQIANQLAIAIQQADLFEKLQKELVERKQAEAKLRETNEELAAATRLLEKLVNTDGLTQIANRRCFNHRLEQEWLRLYREQQPLSLLLFDVDYFKRYNDHYGHQLGDECLTKLSQAAQQVVCRPADLVARYGGEEFVVILPNTDVEGAIAVAQNIHAAIQSLAIPHQASEVSNIVTISLGISTMIPTSELSVVALIEQADQALYRAKKQGRNQSITFINN; from the coding sequence ATGCCTAAGATAGACGCGCTACTTAACAATGCGCCCTGTGGCTTCCTCTCATTTATTGACGATGGCACTGTGGTGATCGTCAATGCCACACTACTGGCATTACTTGGGTACGAACCCGATGAATTATGGGGCAGGAAAATAGAATCAATTTTACCGATTGCCAGTCGTATTTTTTATCAAACTCATTTCTTCCCAATGTTGAAGATGCACGGGAAGGTAGAGGAGATATATTTCTCCTTAAAATCAAAACAGGGAATTAATATACCTGTGCTTGTTAATGCCGTGCGTCGAGAGAGCGCAGGTAGCTTTGTCAATGACTGCATCTTTATCCCCATCCATCAACGTATCCAGTATGAAGATGAAATTCTCAAGGCCAAGAAAGCAGCAGAGGCAGCCATCCGCGCTCAACAGGAAGCGGAATTAGCTCTGCGACAACAGTACGAAAGGACGTTATTCCTAAAGCAAATTACTCACAACATTCGCCAAAGTCTCAATAGTCAAGAAATTTTTGATACCGCAGCTTACCAAATTGGTTTACTCTTTCAAGTTGATCGCTGTTTGATTCATTCTTACACTGATATGCCTACACCTGGGCTAACTATTGTTGCTGAATACCTATCTTCTGAACAAACATCTTTAATGAAATGGGAAATTCCCGTTATTGGTAATGCCCATGCAGAAAAGATGATGGCTGAAGATCAGGTGCTGGCATCTCCTGACGTATTTGCTGATCCACTTTTAAAAGCTGTGGCTCCACTCTGTGAGAAAATTGGTTTGAAATCTATGCTGGCTGTGCGTACTTCCTATCAGGGAAAGCCTAATGGAGCGATTTGTTTACAGCAATGCGATCGCTTTCGTAATTGGGAAGATTGGGAAATTGATTTATTGCAACGTCTATCTAACCAACTTTCTATTGCTATTCAACAATCTAATTTATACTCGCAACTTCAACTTGAACTTAGAGAACGCCAACGCGCCGAGCAAATTATTCGCCAACAAGCAGATCGAGAAATTCTGCTGCGAAAAATTACCCAACGGATTCATCAATCTCTTGATTTAGATGACATTTTTGATATTGCTTCTGTGGGTATCTGTCAATGCCTTAAAGCTGAACGCGTTGGTATTTTTAAGTTCCATCCCGACTCTAATTTTCACATGGGTGAATTTATTGCTGAAACTGTAGGGACTGGATTTGACTCGGCCATGGGTACTATCATTCAAGATCATTGTTTTGCCGAAAAATACGTCACCTTTTATCAGCAAGGTAGAATCCAGGCTATAGCAGATATCTATCAGGCTGGGTTGCAAAAATGTCACCGCGATATCCTGGTGCAATTTCAGATTCGGGCTAATTTAGTTGCACCATTGCTCAAACTTGGAGATTTATGGGGCTTACTATGTGTCCATCAATGTTCTGCACCTCGTTACTGGCAAGAGTTTGAGATTGATTTTGTACAACAGATCGCTAACCAATTAGCGATCGCTATTCAACAAGCTGATCTTTTTGAGAAGTTGCAGAAAGAATTGGTAGAGCGGAAACAGGCAGAAGCTAAACTGAGAGAGACCAATGAAGAATTGGCTGCTGCTACTCGTCTGTTAGAAAAGCTAGTAAATACTGACGGGTTAACTCAGATTGCCAATCGTCGCTGCTTTAATCATCGTTTAGAGCAAGAATGGCTGCGGCTATATCGGGAACAGCAACCTTTATCTTTGCTATTATTTGATGTTGATTATTTTAAACGCTATAACGATCATTACGGTCATCAATTGGGGGATGAGTGCCTCACCAAACTGTCTCAGGCCGCGCAACAGGTGGTGTGTCGTCCAGCAGATTTAGTAGCTCGCTACGGTGGAGAAGAATTTGTGGTTATTTTACCTAATACTGATGTTGAAGGGGCGATCGCAGTTGCACAAAACATTCACGCTGCTATTCAATCATTAGCCATTCCTCATCAAGCCTCTGAAGTCAGCAATATTGTTACTATTAGTCTTGGCATCTCCACCATGATACCTACTTCTGAACTATCAGTAGTCGCCCTCATCGAGCAAGCTGATCAAGCGTTGTACCGTGCTAAAAAACAGGGACGCAATCAGTCTATAACTTTCATTAATAACTGA